AAGGACCATCTCTTCCCCTTCTTACTGTCTGTCTTGATATTCCTAATATCAAAGCCCTTTCGATAATCTCTTTGTTTTGTATTTTTTCTTTCCTTAAGGTGGTAAGTATGTCTATACCCATCTGGAAAGAATTGCATTTTATGCTTGACATTCTTTAGCCTTAATGGTAAAATACATTATATCCTTGATTTACAAGGGTTTACGAAAGTAGGTGTTAAGATAAGGATGATTAATTTTGTCTCTACTTTTCCACCCATAATGTGCGGAATAGGAAGTTACACTAAATATCTTGTCTCTAAAATGCCCAAGAATTGCTGGCGCGTAACTTCTCTAGCCTTAGATGGATTTTCAAAAACTAGCTTTAAATTGGATAAACGGGCAACCTATACTATTTCTTTATCCAATCCTAAACTTCCTCCTAGCTTAGATGAAGAAGTTCTCTGGTTCGAACATGCCTTTGGGATGTGGGGAAGGGAATCCCCAAGCTTTATTAAGTTAGTTAAAGAGGCAAAGGAGAAGAAAAAGAAGGTAATTGCCACTCTTCATACCATCCATTTTCAATCCGATGAGACACCTCAAGGATTACAGCAAAAAGAAAAAAGGCTTCTTGAAGAACTTTTACCCTCAATCGATGTAGCAACCGTCTTTACTAATGGAGCTTATGAGGCAGTGATTGAGACATTTCCTGAATATAAAGATAAAGTAGTAGTGTTAAGGCATGGGGTTTTTCTTTATCCTGAAGTTAATAAAGAAGAGGCGAGGAAGAAACTTTTGAGATATCTAATGAATATAGCAAGTATCTCTCAAGCACAAATTAAATCTTGGGAAAGTCTTTTCTTTTCAAAGAAGATAATTTTGTTGGGTAGCTTTGGATTTATCACCAAGGATAAGGATCCACTCAAACTTTACTCTCTGGGTGAGATTCTTCAAAAGAGACTTCCAAATTATAAGGTAGTGGTTATCTATATGGGAGAGATTCAAAAAAGAAAGGATAAAAAGATAGAAGAGAGCCTACCCATCTTAGAAAGACTAAAATCTATCCACGATGGAAAAAGAAATCTATTCTTTGAGGATTATATTCCAGAAAGCATCCTTCCTTTTGTCTTACAGGCATTAGACTTTGCTGTATTCTGGTGTCATAACGCTAGCCAGTCAGGAAGGATGGCCCATGCTCAAGGGGCAGGAGCCTTTGTAGTTGGCCGAGATATCGAAGGTATAGGAGAGACTTTAAGACTTTCTGGTCTTCCTTCTTCTGACACCCTGGAAGGGCTGGCAGAAAAAATAGCATTACTTACTCTAAACCATAAATTGAAACAAAAGATGCTCAGGTCAAGTTTGGACTATGCACAAAAGTTCTCTTATAAAGTTCAAGCGAAGAAACATCTCTTGTTAGAAGAAGCAGTTAGAGCTGAAAGAGAGCTGCCCATTCTTGATCGAATTTAAGATGGTCTTTATCTTAAAAAACTTAGCCGTGGGTAATCTTAGAGATGCAGAAGATTGCCCAAGCTCAATAAGTGCACTCCTCAATGTAGCCGATGATCTTAAATCATACAAAACCAAGAAGAAGTATCACAGAATCCCTCTTGTCGATGGATGGCCTATTCCTGGAGAAAAGATGAGAGAGGCGATTCAGTGGATAAAGAAGCATATAATTATGGATAATATTTTGGTTTTTTGCACATTCGGGGCAGGAAGGTCTGCCTCAGTGGTGATAGGTTATCTGTGTAGCATAGGTTTTAACTATGAAGAGGCGGTTAAATTTGTCAGTTTCAAGAAACCAGATATAGTTCCTTTGCCTTTATTGGCAGAAAGTATAAAACGAGCTCTAAAAAGAAGGCCTTATTTAAGGTAGTAACCAATGAAGATAGGAATGATGTCTGCCTGGAATGAAGACTCAGGCGTATCTATCCATGCCGAGTTAATCGGAAGAGAATTTGTAAAGATGGGACATAAACTCTCTGTCTTCTCTTTTTTTAAGTCTAATTTTCATGGCACAGCTATTGTGGGAAAAGATGAAGAGTATGTGAGTCGCTGCTTTACTACATCCAGTGCAAAAAATCCTTTCTTAGATGCTCATCCTATTCTAAAAGAGAACTATGATATATTTATCACCCAAGATTTGGGAATGCTTCCCTTGGAAGAATTAGCCAAGATATTTCCAAAGATTAAAAGAAAAGCTAAAACTGTGACCGTGATTCATCATAATAGAACTCCAGAAAATCCTTTATTCTGGGAGCTTCCCTGGGATAAAGTTATCTATTTTGATGATCGGTATTACCAATTTTTAAAAGAGCTCTTTCCCAAAGAAAAACTTCACCTTATACCCTATCCTTGCCATCCGAAAAGATGTAAAGATAAGCTTAAGGAAAGGGGAAATTTAGCCCTTCCCGAGAATAAATATATTCTCTTTCTCTTTGGCCAACGCGGGATTAAAGAAGCGGGTGAACTTTTACCCATCTTAGACAATATGAGCAAAACCTTACCCATTCTTCTTTTAGTGGTTTCAAAGAGGGATTTAGATAAAATAAGAGAGTTTAAGCCAAATTTCTTAAAGATCTTAATAAGAGAAGAGACGCCAGATATAGACAAACTCTATAGTTATCTTCATGCCTCAGATCTACTGCTTTATCATCGCAAAGCTCCCAATGGTGCTATAGTATCATCTACTGCTTATCAATGCATAGGTTCTTTCTGTCCTATTTTAGCTTTAGAGTCAAACTATTTCTATAATATGGATGGTGCAGTCATTACTTATACTAATCTTTTGGAGTTTGAACTCAAGCTGATAGAGATCCTAAATAAAGGAAGAATATATCAAAACTGGAAGAGTAGTTTAGAGGATTTTTTGAGAAAAAATTCGGCCAAACCTATAGCTCTCCAATATATTAAGCTATTTCAGCATCTATTAGAAGAGGTTTAAAAGATGAGAATTGCGATGATGAGTGCCTGGAATACTGATTCTGGAGTAGCTCTCCATGCAGAGCCAATAGGTAAGGAATTAAGAAAGATGGGGCATAAGTTAACCGTCTTTAGTTTTATAGAGGATGACTTCCATGGAGATGGAATTACCGCTTCTGATGAGGACTATGTGGTTAGGTGCTTTGGGACGCAAAAAACAAACTTTTTAGATCCAAGACCAATCCTTTCCATCCATTTTGATATATTTATTGTCCAGGACTTAAGGATGCTGCCAGTTAAGAATCTGGCAAAGATATTCCCCTTAATTAAGAAAAGAGCAAGAACAGTCCATATTGTCCATGAGAATGAATTGCCTAAGGAGCCGTGGTTCTATCAGTTTGACTGGGATTTGATTATCTATTTTGACAAAAGGCAGGATTTCTTAAAAAAGATCTATCCTGATGCTGTTTATATTCCTTTCCCCTGTTTTGAGATAAGAAGAAAAGATAAACTTGAAGCAAGAAAGAGATTAGACCTTCCAATGAATAAAAAGCTCATCTATTGCTTTGCTCAAAGAGGGTATCATTCATACCTAAGGGATTTACCAGAAAAGTTAGAGAATGAGACGCTTCTTTTGCATGTAGTCTCTAAAGGGTATGAGATGCTGGAAGGAAAATCTCCTCCTTCCTGGATGATTGTCCGGCAAGAAGAACCACTTTCCCAAGAGAGGTTTGATGAATACCTATTTGCCTCAGATGCATTAATCCTCCATAAATTTAAGAGCCGCTATCATGCCCTTGTCTCATCTACTGCCTTTCAGGCCTTGGGCTGTGGCTGTCCAATCTTTGTTCCCGAAGGCTCAGACTTCTTCTATCCCTTAGAGGATGTGGTGGTGAGGTATAGAGATATTGAGGATTTAAAAGAGAGATTATGCACTCTGCTTGAGGATAAGAGGGCTTTTGATGAGGCAATCGACCGACAGGATGGTTTTGCCCTCATGAATTCACCCAAGATAATCGCCGATAGATTTATAGGATTCTTTACGGAGATATTAAGAAGGAGATGAGATTTCCCGTTGGACCATTTGTGGATTATCCCAATAATCCCATCCTTTCACCCCAAGCTGGGTTAAAGAGGATATATAACCCAACCGTGATCAGGGATAATGGTATCTTCTATATGTTATTACGAGGGGAGGGCAATGATGGATTGACCGGAAAAATATACCTAGCAAAAGGAAATAGCCCAACCTCATTCAAGCTTTTTCCCAAACCTTGCCTTTCACCCTCTGCTGAGTTTGATATAGGTGGCTGTGAGGACCCAAGGGTGGTAAAGTTTAATGATACCTATTACCTTACCTATGTGGGTAATAGTAAAAGGTATAATGTTTCAAATATCTGCCTTGCCACCTCAAAGGATTTAATAAATTGGGAGAAACATGGACCTATCTTACAGACAGGAAAGTGGGATAGTGGACAGTTAAAGGCAGGGGCTATTCTGAATGAGAAGATAAATGGTAAATATGTCATGTACTTTATGGGAGAGGAAAGCCCTTGGGTAACTGCGATTGGAATAGCCTATTCCGAAGACCTCTTTTTTTGGTATGAACCAATAGATGAACCCATTCTTTCTCCTCGCGATGGCTATTTTGATTCCCAAGGGGTTGAGCCTGGTCCTAATCCGGTGGTTATTGAGGAGGGAATACTTCTAATCTACAATGGCTGGGGAAAGGACTGTATTTATAGACCAGGAGGGGTAATCTTCTCAAAAGAAGACCCAGCCAAGATATTGGAGAGGATGGATAAGCCAATATTGGTGCCAAATGCTATAGAAGGACTTAATAAAGACTACCATGTGGTTAGCGAAGGGCTGATAAGCTTTAATGATAGATGGTTTCTATATTATGGAGCAGGAGATAAATTTAGCTCTCTTGCTACATACCCTTAAAAAGATAAGATGAAGGCAAGGCGATATCTGGGTAATCCCATCCTTTTGCCAAAGAGGGAGAATGAATGGGAGTCAAGGTTTGTCTTTAATCCCGCAGCTTTGTATGCAAATGGGCTTTTTCACCTTCTCTATCGGGCAGTGGGAGGGGATGGTATATCCAGGATGGGATATGGAGTAAGTAAAGATGGCTATAACTTCCTTAGATTTGATAAGCCTGTCTTTACTCCGCGTGGAAGGTTAGAATCAAAAGGGTGTGAAGACCCAAGAGTTGTAAATCTTGATAATAAGTTCTACATGACCTATACCGCCTATTCCCATGAAGGAACAAGAATAGGACTTTCCTCAACCTCAAACTTTATTGAGTGGAGAAGATATGGGGTGATACTTCCTGAGCTTCCCAATAAGGATGCGGTGCTTTTTCCTGAGAAAATCAAAGGTAGATATGCATTATTTCACCGAAGAATGGATATAAAGCCACTTTCCATCTGGATCGCCTATTCAGATGATCTCCTTAACTGGAGTGATCACAAAAAGGTTATGTCTCCACAAGAAGGAGATTGGGATAGTGTGGCCATTGGTGCAGGGGCTCCGCCAATTAAGACAGAGAAAGGATGGATGCTTATCTATCATGGTGTGGATAGAGAGGGAAGCTATAGCCTGGGGGTAGCACTCTTTGATCTAATTGATCCCTCTTTGCTTCTCTTTAGAAGCAAAGACCCCATCCTTGAACCAGAAGAGGACTATGAACTAAGGGGTGAAAGAAATCAGGTTGTCTTTGCCTGTGGGGTATGTGAATTTGAGGGTAGATACTATATCTACTATGGAGCAGCAGATAAGGTTATTGGCGTTGCTACCTTGGATAAGGATGAACTTTTTCAGGTTATAAGATGAAGATAACCATGATGAGCCGCTGGAATATCCCCTGTGGGGTCTCTCTCCATGCCGAACTTTTAGGTAGGGCATTAGTAGAGCTTGGCCATAATCTTTCTGTTTTAGCCCCGGTTGAGGATGAGGATTATCTATATCATAAGGATGAACCCTATGTTTTACGATGTTTCAGACTCCCAAAGAAAAAAGGGGGATTCTTCTTTGATTCCAAGCCTTTTCTTAAAGAGGCCTGCGATATCTTTGTAGTGCAAAACCTTGAGATACTGCCAATGGAAGACTTACTTGAAATATACCCAATGATAAGAAAGAGAGCTAAGACAGTTCTTGTAATACATGAAGGTAAACCTCCTAAGGATCAAACATTTTATAAATTTGCCTGGGATGCTATTGTCTGTTTTGACAAAAGATACAAGAGATTTCTTTCTAAGATATATCCCAAAGATAGAATACATATAATCCCTTATCCCTGCTATCCTTTGATGTTAGGGGATAAAAAAGAGGCAAGGCTTAAACTAAATTTGCCACTTGATAAGAAGATAATCTTTAATTATGGTATGGGAGTATATCGCCACCTCCATCTTTTACCAACAATTGAAAGAGTAAATAAAGTATATCCCCTTATCCTCCTTACCCTAACCCATATTAAAGAGTGGTATGATCTATTTGAGGCAGTAAAAAATAGATATAAATTCATTGAATTAAGAAGAGGAAAACTACCTGTGGATTTGCTTTATAAATATCTGCATGCCTGTGATTGTCTCCTAATTCATAAAGACTCAGCAGAGGCAGTAGTTGTTCCCTCCACCGCATTTCTTTGTTTGGGTGCAGGAAGGCCAATTCTTGCTTATAATACAAATTTCTTTGAAACCTTTGATAAGGAGGTTTTGAAATATTCAAGTCTTTCTGATGGCCTTGAAGATGTATTTGAAGAGAGAGAAAATGTTGAATTAGTTTTAAAGACATCTCAAGGATATGTGAGAAAGAATTCATCAATTGAGATAGCCAAAAAGTTTATCAAGCTTTTTAAGTCATTGTTAAGCTCTAATCGCTAAAAGCCAAAAGCTAATAGCTAACACATACTACAGAACAAATACACCAATCCTTGCCATTTTTTAAATAAAAAATTAAAATAAATTGATGTTTTTGGCAATAATTATTATCCTTGCATTCCTTATTCAGACCTCAGGAATACTCATTCTCTTTAATACATCTTGCAACCTTCTTCTTATCACAACAATATTTGCCTCATTAAAATGTATTCCCTATAGCGCAGGTTTTTTTGGATTTTTCTGCGGCATACTTTTAGACTTGCTTGCAATAAGACATTTTGGAATAAACGCTTTGTCTTTTTCTATAATAGCAATATTGGTAAGCATTTCTTCAAAGAGGATATACCATAGGGTTTATATTATCTTTTTCCTTGTCTTTTTAGCAACTATACTTTCTGGCATTATTTCTTTATTTCTCCTTTTTCTTTTTGAAGGCTTTTTGCTTAATTTTTTTCATCTTTTAAAGGAGGGTTTGTATAATTCTATTTTTGCTTCTTTAATCTTTATTTTTATAAGAAAGAGGCTATGAAAAGGAAAATTTCCTCCCTCATTNNNNNNNNNNTTGTTTTTTGTTCTTCTTATTTCATCTTTTTATCTTCAAATAATAAGGGGAGGCTATTTTAAAGCCAGGTCTTTGAAAAATAGAATAAGAATAATTCCACACCCCCCATCTAGGGGAATGATATTTGATAGAAAAGGCAAGGTTTTGGCAACAAATGTAGCCAATTTTTCCATATCCATTATTCAAGAAAACCTTTCAGATGAACAAATAGAGGGTATTTTATCAAAGATTTCTTCTATTGTTCCATTTGATAGAGAAAAGGCAAAGAAAAGCATGGAAAAAAAATCTCTTCGCAGGTTTGAACCTGCTACAATTATAGAAAATATTTCAAAGGAGGAGGCTTTGAAGATAGCCTCTGCCTTTTTTGCTACCCCTTTTCTTGTTGTGGATGCAAAGCCTCTTCGCGATTACCCAAATTCAGAGCTTGCCTCACACCTTTTAGGCTATATTGGACCCATCACAAAAAAGGAATTTAAAGAAAAAGGGGGCTATCTTATTGATGATAGGATTGGAAAAAGCGGCATAGAGAGGAAATACGAAGATATTCTCAAAGGGAGGAGGGGAGGGGATGTTATTGAGACAAATGTCTCTGGAAGGACAATTAGGGTTTTAGGGAAGGAAGAGGCAATCCTCGGGTGCAACCTTTATCTTACCATTGATAAAGAGCTTCAGGAAATAGGAGAAAAAGCCCTTTGTAAAAATGGAGCAATTGTTGCCCTTTCTCCAAAAACAGGAGAGGTTTTGTGTATGGTGAGTAAGCCTGCTTTTAATCCCTCCCTCTTTCTTAAAAAGCTCTCAGCAAAAGAGGCAAGAGAGACAATCCTTTCCACATCCTATCCCTTGGCAAACCGGGCAATACAATTTCGCTATCCACCTGGCTCTCTATTTAAAATTGTTGATGCCTATCTTGGGTTAGAAGAAGGAGTTATAGATCCCGACGAATACATTGAATGCACAGGAAGGTTTGATGTAAGAAATAGGAAATTTTTCTGTTTTAGGAAACAAAGCCATGGAATGGTAAATCTTATTTCTGGCCTTTCCCATTCCTGCAACATCTATTTTTATAAACTTGGTTTAAAGATTGGAGCAGACAAACTAATGGAGCAAGCAAAGATATTTGGCCTTTCTTCCCTAACAGATATTGACCTTCCTTATGAAATTAAGGGAAAAATCCCATCTCCATCCTGGAAGGAACGTCTTTTTAAAACAAGATGGTTTGCCGGTGATACAATAAATCTTTCCATTGGACAGGGATACCTTCTTGTAACACCTATTGAAATGGCTGTTTTAGTTTCCTCAATTGCAAATTCTGGTAATATATTTAAGCCCTTTATTGTCCAATATATAGAAGAGCCAGATGGAAGGGTTATAAGGAAAAAGCCTGTTTTAAAAAAGAAAATAAGGATGTCTTCTGAAACCAAAAGGATATTGGATAAGGGATTGGAGGAGGTTGTTCTTTCTGGAACAGGAAGGGGAGCCTATATTCCTGGAATAAGGATTGCAGGAAAAACAGGAACCGCACAGAATCCACAGGGAAAAGACCATGCCTGGTTTGTCTGCTATGCTCCTGTTGAAGACCCAAGCATTGTTGTGGTTGTCCTAGTTGAGCATGGTGGACAGGGTGGAATTGAGGCAGCACCCATTGCAAGAAAAATATTGGCAGGTTATT
This portion of the bacterium genome encodes:
- a CDS encoding glycosidase — its product is MKARRYLGNPILLPKRENEWESRFVFNPAALYANGLFHLLYRAVGGDGISRMGYGVSKDGYNFLRFDKPVFTPRGRLESKGCEDPRVVNLDNKFYMTYTAYSHEGTRIGLSSTSNFIEWRRYGVILPELPNKDAVLFPEKIKGRYALFHRRMDIKPLSIWIAYSDDLLNWSDHKKVMSPQEGDWDSVAIGAGAPPIKTEKGWMLIYHGVDREGSYSLGVALFDLIDPSLLLFRSKDPILEPEEDYELRGERNQVVFACGVCEFEGRYYIYYGAADKVIGVATLDKDELFQVIR
- a CDS encoding family 43 glycosylhydrolase — translated: MRFPVGPFVDYPNNPILSPQAGLKRIYNPTVIRDNGIFYMLLRGEGNDGLTGKIYLAKGNSPTSFKLFPKPCLSPSAEFDIGGCEDPRVVKFNDTYYLTYVGNSKRYNVSNICLATSKDLINWEKHGPILQTGKWDSGQLKAGAILNEKINGKYVMYFMGEESPWVTAIGIAYSEDLFFWYEPIDEPILSPRDGYFDSQGVEPGPNPVVIEEGILLIYNGWGKDCIYRPGGVIFSKEDPAKILERMDKPILVPNAIEGLNKDYHVVSEGLISFNDRWFLYYGAGDKFSSLATYP
- the mreD gene encoding rod shape-determining protein MreD, encoding MFLAIIIILAFLIQTSGILILFNTSCNLLLITTIFASLKCIPYSAGFFGFFCGILLDLLAIRHFGINALSFSIIAILVSISSKRIYHRVYIIFFLVFLATILSGIISLFLLFLFEGFLLNFFHLLKEGLYNSIFASLIFIFIRKRL
- a CDS encoding dual specificity protein phosphatase; protein product: MVFILKNLAVGNLRDAEDCPSSISALLNVADDLKSYKTKKKYHRIPLVDGWPIPGEKMREAIQWIKKHIIMDNILVFCTFGAGRSASVVIGYLCSIGFNYEEAVKFVSFKKPDIVPLPLLAESIKRALKRRPYLR
- the mrdA gene encoding penicillin-binding protein 2 produces the protein LFFVLLISSFYLQIIRGGYFKARSLKNRIRIIPHPPSRGMIFDRKGKVLATNVANFSISIIQENLSDEQIEGILSKISSIVPFDREKAKKSMEKKSLRRFEPATIIENISKEEALKIASAFFATPFLVVDAKPLRDYPNSELASHLLGYIGPITKKEFKEKGGYLIDDRIGKSGIERKYEDILKGRRGGDVIETNVSGRTIRVLGKEEAILGCNLYLTIDKELQEIGEKALCKNGAIVALSPKTGEVLCMVSKPAFNPSLFLKKLSAKEARETILSTSYPLANRAIQFRYPPGSLFKIVDAYLGLEEGVIDPDEYIECTGRFDVRNRKFFCFRKQSHGMVNLISGLSHSCNIYFYKLGLKIGADKLMEQAKIFGLSSLTDIDLPYEIKGKIPSPSWKERLFKTRWFAGDTINLSIGQGYLLVTPIEMAVLVSSIANSGNIFKPFIVQYIEEPDGRVIRKKPVLKKKIRMSSETKRILDKGLEEVVLSGTGRGAYIPGIRIAGKTGTAQNPQGKDHAWFVCYAPVEDPSIVVVVLVEHGGQGGIEAAPIARKILAGYFGIKEVEPIEPGTETMEVGTETENIGT